Proteins encoded in a region of the Strix uralensis isolate ZFMK-TIS-50842 chromosome Z, bStrUra1, whole genome shotgun sequence genome:
- the MEX3C gene encoding RNA-binding E3 ubiquitin-protein ligase MEX3C codes for MPSGSTAAASPAAAEPAEPPRLPPPPHPPPLLLLQQRLAGLGLRHRGGAARRQSRRRQAGLAPPPDPPGEPGPGGAEEEEEEAAAAGDEGDLEEEEEELVAGEDEEEEEDPAALLLLSSSSSPSQPLPLLPALGSVLLSPSFDAQEAAAAAAGALCGADDPQGMMAAMLSHAYGGGLGGGGGGGGGGAAAGLNGEQAALLRRKSVNTTECVPVPSSEHVAEIVGRQGCKIKALRAKTNTYIKTPVRGEEPIFVVTGRKEDVAMAKREILSAAEHFSMIRASRNKNGPALGGLPCTPNLPGQTTVQVRVPYRVVGLVVGPKGATIKRIQQQTHTYIVTPSRDKEPVFEVTGMPENVDRAREEIEMHIAMRTGNYIELNEENDFHYNGTDVSFEGGILGSAWLASNPVPPSRTRMISNYRNDSSSSLGSGSTDSYFGSNRLADFSPTSPFSTGNFWFGETLPSVGTEDLAVDSPAYDSLPTPSQTIWTPFEPVNPLSGFGNDPTTNAKPQRRGSQPSTPRLSPTFPESLDHPLARRVRSDPPSAGHQTGLPIYIPAFSNGTNSYSSSNGGSTSSSPPESRRKHDCVICFESEVIAALVPCGHNLFCMECANKICEKETPSCPVCQTAVTQAIQIHS; via the exons ATGCCGAGCGGCAGCACCGCcgcggcctcccccgccgccgccgagcccgccgagccgccgcgcctccccccccctccccacccgccgccgctgctgctgctccagcagcgcCTCGCCGGCCTCGGCCTCCGCCACCGCggaggggcggcccggcggcaAAGCCGGCGGCGGCAGGCGGGCTTGGCGCCGCCGCCCGACCCCCCCGGAGAGCCGGGGCCTGgcggggcggaggaggaggaggaggaggcggcggcggcgggggacgAGGGagacctggaggaggaggaggaggagctggtggcgggggaggacgaggaggaggaggaggacccggccgcgctgctgctgctctcctcgTCCTCCTCGCCCTCCCAGCCGCTCCCGCTGCTGCCGGCGCTGGGCTCTGTCCTGCTCTCGCCCTCCTTCGATGcgcaggaggcggcggcggcggcggccggggcgctCTGCGGGGCGGACGATCCTCAGGGCATGATGGCGGCGATGCTGTCCCACGCCTACGGCGGCGgcctgggcggcggcggcggcggcggaggggggggggcggcggcgggcctgAACGGCGAGCAGGCGGCACTGCTCCGCCGAAAGAGCGTCAACACCACCGAGTGCGTGCCCGTGCCCAGCTCCGAGCATGTGGCCGAGATCGTGGGTCGCCAGG GTTGCAAAATCAAAGCACTAAGGGCCAAGACAAATACTTACATTAAGACCCCCGTTCGTGGAGAAGAACCCATCTTCGTTGTCACGGGACGAAAAGAGGACGTAGCCATGGCCAAAAGGGAAATTCTCTCAGCTGCTGAACACTTCTCCATGATCAGAGCGTCACGCAACAAGAACGGTCCTGCCCTGGGAGGTTTGCCCTGTACCCCCAACCTGCCGGGCCAGACGACGGTCCAAGTCAGGGTGCCTTACCGTGTAGTTGGGCTGGTGGTGGGACCGAAAGGAGCAACAATCAAAAGAATTCAACAGCAGACCCACACCTACATAGTCACACCCAGCAGAGACAAGGAGCCCGTCTTCGAAGTCACGGGAATGCCCGAAAACGTCGACCGTGCGCGCGAGGAGATCGAGATGCACATAGCCATGAGGACCGGGAACTACATCGAGCTGAACGAAGAGAACGATTTCCACTACAACGGTACGGATGTCAGCTTTGAAGGAGGCATTCTCGGCTCCGCCTGGCTCGCTTCTAATCCTGTCCCTCCGAGCCGCACCAGAATGATTTCTAATTATAGAAATGACAGCTCCAGCTCCTTGGGAAGTGGCTCCACCGATTCCTATTTTGGAAGCAATAGATTGGCTGACTTCAGCCCGACGAGTCCGTTCAGCACAGGCAACTTCTGGTTTGGAGAAACGCTGCCTTCGGTGGGCACGGAAGACCTCGCGGTCGACTCTCCGGCGTATGACTCCTTACCGACTCCTTCCCAAACCATTTGGACCCCTTTTGAACCTGTAAACCCTCTCTCTGGCTTCGGTAACGACCCGACTACTAACGCCAAGCCTCAGCGCCGAGGGAGCCAACCATCTACTCCTCGCCTGTCACCCACTTTTCCAGAAAGTCTGGATCACCCGTTGGCTAGGAGAGTGAGGAGCGACCCACCGAGCGCCGGCCACCAAACCGGCCTTCCCATCTACATCCCTGCTTTCTCCAACGGTACCAACAGCTATTCCTCTTCCAACGGTGGCTCCACGTCCAGCTCGCCCCCCGAGTCGAGACGGAAGCACGACTGCGTCATCTGCTTCGAGAGCGAAGTCATTGCGGCCCTGGTCCCCTGCGGCCACAATCTCTTCTGCATGGAGTGTGCCAACAAAATCTGTGAAAAGGAAACGCCATCGTGTCCCGTTTGCCAGACAGCTGTTACTCAGGCAATCCAAATTCACtcttaa